cagaaatacatccacaTAATCGAGCAGTGCTGGCCGATATACTGAAAAACGACGTTGGAAAATATTCGAACGTTACCAGAGGTCcccggataaaatatttatttttttgtgggcAAGTTCGTAATGTtttcctgtgaaattttcagatactttgaaACTTCGAATGAAActccctgaaaaattaaaagaaaaatatccaaaatttgcCTTGAAAATACgggtttcatcaaaggaaatgtgcCAACTTCTAATTGCTCATAGCCTTCACAAGAGTAtttcccttagcacagcagGAGTATAGAGAATAGAGAGTAGTCATGTGCtttccgacttacaccgtcgatatacgtaAATACAATAAAATACATATTCGTAAGACTTAACAAATATTCAATTActatacattttacaattaaatgTAGTTGCGTGCAAATATGGTCCAGGTTTTTATAATTGACGATTTATGACGCTTCATTTCGGATTAATTGACTAGTTTTGATTGACAAAGCTTCCCGGCAACAACTataaaaagtgacttcatcggcgctccaggaCACAGACATATCAACTTTAATGTGCTCCATGCACGTATCCTTTAAGGATGATCcttaaaacactgaaaaaaaaatctcggtgtacttactaagaaaagggtatgattaccaagaattcagggttctatttgatcccagttttttcttggtaaaattaccatttatggaattggtaattttaccgaaaatctcggtaaaattattgaactttctccgtaattttactggaccttggtaaaaatgccaatattttttatcgactgtggtagaattaccgagataaaatggcaaagttaccaggaattgattaccaataaaagtggtattcttacctgaaaaaaacagtaaaaataccggtttttaggtaagcttaccagtctgtcttggtaaaaaaagtcagatggtaaaggtaccaacggaccttggtaaaaacgccgagaattttttttcagtgaataaaGGCGACTTTGATTAACTGTAAGGAGTGGACGATGACGCATAATTGGACCCATATTTGTACTTAGTCCCTGGCGTAGAATAGGAGGTTTGCagaatttgttttcctttgttGGTGGCCCTCATTGAGTGGAGTACGTTTTCGACAGAGAAGTGGGACCCGGAATGGGACCGCCCGTGAAATAGGGAAACACGGGTTGGTTGTTCAAGGGAGGCTCAGAGGCTGGGCGACGCAGTTGGCTTGTTGGCTTTGGCACTCCGCACGgtaatttcattttctctttctccATTAGCTCACGAAATGTTGGGTAGTTGTCTTCCCTGTTGGAGAATATATTTGTGTTAAAATTATCTCCATAAGGCGTGTTTCTGTCATGTACTTTGTTTCCAAaagctttttttcaaagtttcaaggTCACAGTGGCGGCGGCAATTTTTGGGAAGTACTTTTTCCTATTGGAGAGTATATCTATGATAGAGGCGTGGCCattactcccgtgctaaggaaaacgccgtatgagccatcaggcgttgtcaaatttccttcgaccggtcaagaattttcaggaaaatttgaaaatatttctcttccggtttttcagaggatttcattcgtaatttgatctaaaaagtctgaaaatgttatgacaaaatattcatagctatctttaaaaatacatattttctgagaggaaattgggcaacgttcgaatgcttGTACGGCGTTtgtacttagcacggcagattaactatgtgcatttttatgaggtttttaaacatttacaGATTCTCATTACaagtttattaaaattattcattCCTGTCTCGCCAGTTAAGTTGATTTGGTTTTGATAAAAAGTGCATTATTTTGTCCCTGCATGCAGTGTTACTATTGTACCTACAGGTCCGATTTAAAAGTCCTGCAAAATCTCGGTGACTTTTTGGCTGATTGAGCTGTCGGTTTGGAGCATTGGGGGTATTTTTAAGTTGAAACGGCAGCTACGAAATCccctaaaaaaaacaaaaaaaaaaaattcggaggTTCCGTTCAAGGAGGAGCACGGAtgctactttttttcaaatgacaacTCACACCTCTTGATAGATCCTTAAAATAGACCTAGAACAGGGATCTTTTATGCTCAAATTTAAGATCACCGTTTCAAACCATTCCAAAAcagcggccggttaaagttaaaaatgaacgaaaaacttCATCTTAACAATCTATTAACAGATAGTCTTCAATCTACCTCAGAGTTTAAGGATTTTATTGCACTAAAGAACACGAATTTGACGTCAGTTTTCCAAAATACACAATCCGCTATCTTGAAATGGATTGAGCCTGTCGGAAATCTACAGCGTCAAATTCATGTTGAgcattgcagaaaaaaaaaaaaaaaaaaaaaaggatattaatttaattttactacATTTTAAGGAAATCCGATAATAGGATGCCGAAAGCCAATACATTacttttcggtcattttgaattttaaacggCTGTCATTCTGTGACGGTAGGATATATAATGACTTCAAACTTGCACCggattgttttctttcttttctcttttttaatgtCCTATTAACGAAATATCACAAGGGTAtcacttttacaaaaaaaattaatgtatagCTCCCTCTGAGAGAGAGAGCGGgagccatttgaaattttaaggactataatctccagtggcgaggcgtgaatgatcgattatatcgatatctcccccccccccccatttgaaaccgtggtaaagaatcgattattaagatgttcgtcacgaacaccctgtttatcgatccttctccgtaggtttaaatgacaggtcaatcgaaacatcgcaaagcacaccacgtcaCCGACAGTTTTTCATTGGACTTTCCGAAATATAGACGAATTTTCAATAAAGACAGTGGAAATAGAGGTAACTTACTAAAATACTATACGGAAAGCTTCTCTGCTAATTTCAGAGCTTATTTGAATGAGATTTTAAAGACACCGTTATTAAGTGATGAAATTCGtagtctcccggacgaaggaacgtgattccattccaaggttgccagaatgactcaaacattttatttatttgaccaAAATGTACCTATCCGATTTTCATCCAAAAGTTTTCTGATTTCCGCATGAGATGTggagaaaaatcggtaaaattatcagttgaaaatgcccaagattctcctcgtTAATATGCAATAAAcgacgggaaatttggcaacactgaaatgaagttacgtcctttcgcgAGAGAAACGGCGAATTTTACGtgttattttcttctctttcgtGTGTTTATTCGCCgctttaaaatcaaaatattccctaatttatattgaaaaaatgagattttgaaCCGTCACAATCGAGAGGAATGACTTTCGTGACAGACTCGCACGACTGAATCGACTTGCAACAATGTGCGAAGAAAAATCCAGACAACCGCATAAAGTGCGACGATAAACACTAAAACGAGAGCTCACCCTTGCATCTCCAGGCGGTCGACTTTCTTCGGAAAATGAGGACAGAAGGGACAACCGTAGATCCGCATGGGGCAACGCCTGCAGTGCGGACAGTTGCACGGGCCCTTGAGCTTGGGGGCATTGGTGTCCTCCAGAAGCTTTTTCTCCTTCTCGAGGAACTTTTTGTGTGTGTCGATGACTGTCTTGGCACACTTCTTGAAATGCACGGTACACGGTTTGCGGCCGTAGCAATGATTACTACTACCCGGCACGGTAAGGACGCACTTTTGGTCCTTATTGCACTTTGCTCCGATTGGATTGACGCAGTCAGCTTGCTCGGACCAATGAATCTCTTTGAAGCTCTTCAGTGCTGACTTGCAAAGATTGTCAGGCGTTGCGCGCCCGGACGTCTCCCTTTCCCCAACTAACTGCCACTGCTCGTCATTGGCTGACCAGCCTGTCAGAATGCAAGGGTCATTCGTTGCTGCCACGTAGATCTCGTGCTCCTTCTCCCTTTGGGGGCCCCACTGTGAGCATAAACACGAATTGGTCAGTTTTACTCGGCCGAACTTGCCCTCGATCTCGGCCCAAAAAGCGCCCTGCATCTCGCGCACagcaattgttttaaaattaaattcgaACAAGTTCCACCGAGTCCATTCGCCTTTTGTGGCGTCCGGCCCGGCGAACTAGGATCGCCGCTTTCGTGGGATGCCCTCGAATGgagcgatttgaccattgattcttatgtaaaagttcgcgagaaacacgatggtgccactggttttctctgaaatcatctcccaagctcaaaaaaagctctcgaagtgaggccaaaatggaggggatatcccaccctaccctgagagtccacctctacatcaaaacaaactctccatgcaaagatagggagcaaatacattagcagtgatgccgtgttttcagttttggagtccccaaataaagtggcaaccctgccaatgtatttgctccctatctttgcatggagagtttgttttgatgtagaggtggactctcagggtagggtgggatatcccttccattttgacctcactttgagagctttttttgagcttgggagttgatttcagagaaaaccagtggcaccatcgtgtttctcgctaacttttacataagaatcaatggtcaaatcccaaatccctcacacatgcaacatctccattgttgatTTTCCCGAGGTAGAGCGAAAATCGCGATCGTTATGCTTCAAATTCGAACATTGTAGAAGCCTCCCTTAGTTTTACCGTCGCTGTTTCCAAACTTTTCGTAAGCCGCGAGGAAACTGCCAAAATTCAGTTTGCggcttcaaatttaaaaagtgtgaTGGGGCTTCCAcagttaaccccccccccccccccggaaaaaGCAAGAGAAAAAGGTCATCAATTTTCGTAAAAAGGGAATACATTTATAAAAGCATTCGGTGCTGCGGATCGCCAATGATGTGGAAAGCACAGAAGAGTATTGACTTCTCCTAGACTACGTTTTATTGCTCTTGACTCTCTTCTGATTTTTTACCATAAGATAAGGAAAAAgatgtatcttaattgcaatGTTTCAGAGCATCGGactatgtttaatttttttttttttttttttttttttttttttttttttaataatacgAAGAAAGAAGAATGAACCAAAATATCGCCTCACAATTTTCTGTGATTACATTTGAATGATTCAAGAAACCTcgcagaaactttaaaaaaaaccgagggtagctttttagaaaaactgattaaaaataaaacatgagtggaggtctgcaacgttgcaattaaatataaaataatatgcTTTCATTTGCGTGcagccatcgatatttgacTTCATTTACAAAAAGCGCTACGAGATAACTTTCGACCACCGGTGATGCTCGTATTGCCGCTCTCTTggttgaaggcgcgtcacactaTTACGATGACTCGAACGCGAACGCGACCACACCACGCTACCGTGGCTGGCGCGGCGCTAAAAGTGCCGCTTATAACTAGGAATACGCACTTGCAactggtttaaaaaaaagaaaaaaagtgaggttatgATGTGATTGGGCTCTCATTTGCCTGAGGTCCATCGAAACACAATTCCACTAAAAATCGCTAGTGTAGACGAAACGTTAGAAACTCATTTGAAAGTGGAACCGCTGAAACGGGCCGCTAAAGAAGGtgcgaatgggtcagttgcgctggtcacagactcgttttttgatgcttgattcttgtcgcTTAGCTTCAAATAACAAGATgagtccaaacagcaactttctacgtacaatattaaccgagaaatcGCACTTTGAAAGATACGGTTTGAAAAATTatcggttcatgacgtcatccaccgcggtagtgacagccttggtttcttccaccttgcgttcatccaagtttcacgttgaatGACCAGCAAGGATATAGAAACTATAGATTGGTGGTTgcctacgaaaaaacgtaacacaCATGGAGTGGTCGTTCGATAGGATAGGCGAGCGGGGAGTGGAAATGGCACATTGCTATCTTCGTCATACCCTCAAATACGTGGAATCTTACGGGAGTTTTTAGAATAAATGATTtcgcgttgaaattttcagcgtAAACGCACTTGATGAATGGCTAAGTTCCATACCTGGACacagatgttcaaatagttggtTCTAAATTTGATATAAGTCCGTATTCAGCAAAAGTCCCATAAGAAGCCATAGAAACCGACTATCTTCGTCCTAACCTAATTGTTGCTCCTGGTGTGTTACAAATTTCACGGTTGGCGTAGCACAGAACCCCCTGTCTATAGTTTCTAGATCATTGATGACCAGTGAAAATGTGTGTCTTGCTGATTGATGgaagcaaggtgaaagaaaccaagggtgtcaccaccgcggtggatgacgtcataaacggtatttttcaaagcgccatatctcggtcaatattgaacgtagagagttacTGTTCAGACGGATCTTCCTgaactacaagaatcaagcatcaaaacacattcctatgaccagcgcaactgacccatttaggAAATGTGACATACGTTTTCTCATCGAAACTATGTGCAGAATAAtctgtgcaacgaaaattatcgaaaataaCACGTTACTTATTGACGTTTTTAGAtacataaattcaaattttccacttAGATTATACAAACGCTTGATACACCCCGCATGAATTCAAACCCCCGAGCAAAGGAGAGGCATGAATGATTgatcatcgatttttccccatttgaagatatggtaaAGAGGCAATTATTAacgtgttcgttgcgaacaccgtgtttatcgatcctttcccataggtttaaacggcagatgaatcgatacatcgcagagAGCCGCTGCCCCCGAGCAACTTTAAAAGGAGAAGTGTAATTTATAACACTCACTTTAAGACCACCTTCCGTGCCGGACACAGAACTGAGAGCGCTGAGCAACGCGAGAACCCACAGCAAAGAGGTGCGAACGGACATGAGAATCCTTGGAACTAAAACAGCTACGTGGGAAACTATAGATGCTCGGAACAAATTCGACGTTAAACTCGAGAATTGTGTTCAAGTTCCGATTTTCCTCCGGGCTTGGTTTAGTactgactgaaaaattttcagttggctCACGGCGCGggttcattttataaaaaaaaggggggaaaaaaggaggaaaacaaTTCGCATTGCGTTATGCGTGACTCCTTTGTCGTCACTCACGATCGGTGTAGAtgcattttaaacaaaaataggCGCGTATCAAGGCCCTCATTGAAAATTCGGACAATAGACGAAATTCGCCGAGTACTGAAAAGGTATGCAGTCCTTGGAACGCGTAGAACATGCTTTACGACCGTGATCATCtcgttttttcatttctttttctttacgaaggagggggggggggggggggttgtaagCTAATACACGCAATCTGCTACTGAATCACGAATTCACGAGTTCGTTTGAAAAAACCTGAGTGCTGCGACGatctctagagtccctttatacccagagttaagacaactcgattatcagctgactggcagccggtcttggctggccatggaggccgaaacgagtgcacccaaacaaacgatattgagggatatggatcaggaatcctgcgatgtctgtcacacaaaaacaacaacatcaacaaattgatcaattaaaacgaaaattagattggtttgtgaataatttcttaatctattttcattttagaccgatggaaataacaatttactcttgataaaccacaatttggtaatattttcattattcttgttcacattcgaggaaCCGcaatcttggtgcactcgtttcggcctccatgagcgagaaccaatcagaattggatttttttttaggccactttcagcccaaccaaaagtgagttgtcttaactctgggtataaagggactctaacgaTCTCCTATCCTCGTTAGGGATACCATCGTacggagaaaaaattcagaaagttttttttctcggaaattcaCGAACATCTCAAGTGCAACACTGCGATTCACCGAGTGTAATTTTATTACTGGTGACGCGTTAGATGTCGATGTCGCCAGTGGCTTACAACCAATCTTTTAGGGCTTAATGTAGCAGATGCCATTGATGACAACAAGGGCCTTGCCCGGAGAGTAGCACAGGAGGGGAATTTTCaggtgatatgaatgcggagcgaAATCCTacagggctgccacagaatttggagaCTGAAATTCCCTAACACATTTTTGCGAAATTCACTAGCGATTGAAGATTGGGCATATGATGGGTAATAGGGCATTATTAGGAATAGTTTTCAGATAAAATGTATTGTTCGAAACGTAAAATCCATTCCGGACACCAAATAAATAGGTGACAAgacaattttccctgactttttaaaattccctgacatttccgggtATTCCATGACTGTGGCAACCTGAATCTACTCACAGTATTTTAGAGGATTCGAGGGCTTGTATAGCAAATTTCATGGTCCGAACAACAATTTCCCTAATTCGTACATTACGGCAATTATTGCTTCTCTGAGTCACAGATTGTAAAGCGGCGCAACAATGGCGGATTTCATCCCTAGATCACTTAGAATCATCTTCAGCagagaaacaaaattttgtaCCCGAAGATTGATTCAATGCGCATGAATTACAAGCGTCACTCATGATGGATGGGTACAAGAATCTTATTGATGGGTCGGAACTTAAAAGGATGATCACGGCGatcaaacttaaaaatgaaCCGCCTGAGGGGCATTTGAATAGGTAGTAAACGCATCAGTTTATGGGTTCAT
This window of the Bemisia tabaci chromosome 3, PGI_BMITA_v3 genome carries:
- the LOC109037708 gene encoding uncharacterized protein, whose amino-acid sequence is MQGAFWAEIEGKFGRVKLTNSCLCSQWGPQREKEHEIYVAATNDPCILTGWSANDEQWQLVGERETSGRATPDNLCKSALKSFKEIHWSEQADCVNPIGAKCNKDQKCVLTVPGSSNHCYGRKPCTVHFKKCAKTVIDTHKKFLEKEKKLLEDTNAPKLKGPCNCPHCRRCPMRIYGCPFCPHFPKKVDRLEMQGEDNYPTFRELMEKEKMKLPCGVPKPTSQLRRPASEPPLNNQPVFPYFTGGPIPGPTSLSKTYSTQ